In one Pseudomonas sp. SCA2728.1_7 genomic region, the following are encoded:
- the ilvA gene encoding threonine ammonia-lyase, biosynthetic: MLEQYVKKILTSRVYDVAVETPLQNARQLSERLGNDIWLKREDLQPVFSFKIRGAYNKLTQLSDEERARGVVTASAGNHAQGLALAAKVLGVKATIVMPKTTPEIKVEGVRSRGGKVVLHGDSFPEALAYSLKLVDEKGYVYIHPYDDPHTIAGQGTVAMEILRQHPQPLDAIFVPVGGGGLIAGIAAYVKYLRPDIKVIGVEPDDSNCLQAAMAAGERVVLPTVGIFADGVAVAQIGQHTFDICKDYVDEVITVSTDEICAAIKDIYDDTRSITEPAGALGVAGIKKYVELRGVSGQTFVAIDSGANVNFDRLRHVAERAELGEGREAIIAVTIPEKAGSFKAFCEAVGKRQITEFNYRYNTGSEAHIFVGVQTHPENDPRSALLASLTEQGFPVIDLTDNELAKLHIRHMVGGHAAHVIDEVVFRFEFPERPGALFNFLNKLGGRWNISMFHYRNHGAADGRVVAGLQVPHDERHLVPAALEEIGYPYWDESENPAYQLFLG, encoded by the coding sequence ATGCTCGAACAGTACGTCAAAAAGATCCTCACCTCGCGCGTTTATGACGTTGCCGTAGAAACCCCGCTGCAGAACGCTCGCCAGCTCTCCGAGCGGCTGGGCAATGACATTTGGCTCAAGCGCGAAGACTTGCAGCCAGTGTTCTCGTTCAAGATTCGCGGCGCCTACAACAAGCTGACGCAACTGAGCGATGAAGAGCGCGCCCGTGGCGTGGTCACCGCGTCGGCGGGCAACCATGCACAGGGTCTGGCCCTGGCGGCGAAAGTGCTGGGCGTCAAAGCCACCATCGTCATGCCCAAGACCACTCCGGAAATCAAAGTCGAAGGCGTGCGTTCGCGCGGCGGCAAAGTGGTGCTGCACGGTGATTCGTTCCCGGAAGCCCTGGCCTACTCGCTGAAACTGGTCGATGAAAAAGGCTACGTCTACATCCACCCGTACGACGATCCGCACACCATTGCCGGGCAGGGCACCGTGGCGATGGAAATTCTGCGCCAGCACCCGCAGCCGCTGGACGCGATTTTCGTTCCGGTCGGTGGCGGCGGTCTGATCGCCGGTATTGCTGCGTACGTGAAATACCTGCGCCCGGACATCAAAGTCATCGGCGTCGAGCCGGACGATTCCAACTGTCTGCAAGCGGCGATGGCTGCCGGTGAGCGCGTGGTGCTGCCGACCGTGGGCATCTTCGCCGACGGCGTGGCAGTGGCGCAGATCGGCCAGCATACCTTCGACATCTGCAAAGACTACGTCGATGAAGTGATCACCGTCAGCACCGACGAGATCTGTGCAGCAATCAAGGATATCTACGACGATACCCGCTCGATCACCGAACCTGCTGGTGCTTTAGGCGTGGCCGGGATCAAGAAATACGTCGAGTTGCGCGGCGTCAGTGGCCAGACTTTCGTGGCCATCGACTCCGGTGCCAACGTCAACTTCGACCGCCTGCGCCATGTCGCCGAACGCGCCGAACTGGGTGAAGGCCGCGAAGCGATCATCGCCGTGACCATCCCTGAGAAGGCCGGCAGCTTCAAAGCGTTCTGCGAGGCCGTCGGCAAGCGCCAGATCACCGAATTCAACTATCGCTATAACACCGGCAGCGAAGCGCACATCTTCGTTGGCGTGCAGACCCACCCGGAAAACGACCCGCGCAGTGCGCTGCTGGCGAGCCTGACCGAGCAGGGTTTCCCGGTCATTGACCTGACCGACAACGAACTGGCCAAGCTGCACATTCGCCACATGGTCGGCGGGCATGCGGCGCACGTCATTGATGAAGTGGTGTTCCGCTTCGAGTTCCCGGAGCGTCCGGGCGCGCTGTTCAACTTCCTTAATAAGCTCGGTGGGCGCTGGAACATTTCGATGTTTCATTACCGCAACCATGGCGCGGCCGATGGCCGCGTGGTCGCGGGCCTGCAAGTGCCGCACGATGAGCGCCATCTGGTGCCGGCGGCCCTTGAGGAAATCGGTTACCCGTATTGGGATGAAAGCGAAAACCCGGCCTATCAGCTGTTTCTTGGCTGA
- the rpiA gene encoding ribose-5-phosphate isomerase RpiA — translation MTQDQLKQAVAQAAVDFILPKLDDKSIVGVGTGSTANCFIDALAQHKGAFDGAVASSEATAARLKGHGIPVYELNTVSDLEFYVDGADESDAHLNLIKGGGAALTREKIVAAVAKTFICIADASKLVPVLGEFPLPVEVIPMARSHVARQLVKLGGDPVYREGVLTDNGNIILDVFNLQITNPVELEAQINAIVGVVTNGLFAARPADLLLLGTSEGVKTLKAE, via the coding sequence ATGACCCAGGATCAACTCAAACAGGCAGTGGCTCAGGCCGCCGTCGACTTCATCCTTCCGAAACTCGACGACAAGAGCATCGTCGGGGTCGGCACCGGCTCCACCGCCAACTGCTTCATCGATGCCCTGGCCCAGCACAAGGGTGCGTTCGATGGCGCCGTCGCCAGCTCCGAAGCCACCGCCGCACGCCTGAAGGGCCACGGGATTCCGGTGTATGAACTGAACACCGTCAGCGACCTGGAGTTCTACGTCGATGGCGCCGACGAAAGCGACGCGCACCTGAACCTGATCAAGGGCGGCGGTGCGGCACTGACTCGCGAGAAGATTGTCGCGGCGGTGGCCAAGACCTTCATCTGCATCGCCGACGCCAGCAAACTGGTGCCAGTGCTTGGCGAGTTCCCACTGCCAGTCGAAGTGATCCCGATGGCCCGCAGCCACGTCGCCCGTCAGCTGGTGAAACTGGGCGGCGACCCGGTTTACCGCGAAGGCGTGCTGACCGACAACGGCAACATCATCCTGGATGTGTTCAACCTGCAGATCACCAACCCGGTGGAGCTGGAAGCGCAGATCAATGCGATTGTCGGCGTGGTCACCAATGGCTTGTTCGCGGCGCGCCCGGCGGATCTGTTGTTGCTGGGGACCAGCGAAGGCGTGAAAACCCTCAAGGCTGAGTAA
- a CDS encoding fumarylacetoacetate hydrolase family protein yields the protein MSYQHQYVDGTRIHFPIGKVVCIGRNYAEHAKELDNPVPTEPLLFIKPGSCVVELEGGFAIPTERGSVHYEAEIAVLIGKPLSTKPSREEVLDAISGFAPALDLTLRDKQAELKAKGLPWEIAKSFDGAAVIAPFVVGSTFADLTDIGIRLTINGEVRQDGNSSAMLNPIVPMIQHMAGCFSLQAGDVILTGTPVGVGPLNVGDDIVLELVGAISFTSSVR from the coding sequence ATGAGCTATCAGCACCAGTACGTCGACGGCACGCGCATCCACTTCCCGATCGGGAAAGTCGTGTGCATTGGCCGTAATTACGCCGAACACGCCAAGGAACTGGACAACCCGGTACCTACCGAACCGTTGCTGTTCATCAAACCGGGCAGTTGCGTGGTCGAGTTGGAGGGCGGTTTCGCCATTCCGACCGAGCGCGGTTCGGTGCATTACGAAGCGGAAATCGCCGTGTTGATCGGCAAGCCGTTGTCGACCAAACCGAGCCGCGAAGAAGTCCTCGACGCAATCTCCGGTTTCGCCCCGGCGCTGGACCTGACCCTGCGCGACAAGCAGGCCGAGCTGAAAGCCAAGGGCCTGCCGTGGGAAATCGCCAAGTCGTTCGACGGCGCGGCAGTGATCGCCCCGTTCGTGGTCGGCAGCACCTTTGCTGACCTGACCGACATCGGCATCCGCCTGACCATCAATGGCGAAGTGCGTCAGGACGGCAACAGCAGCGCGATGCTCAACCCGATCGTGCCGATGATCCAGCACATGGCCGGCTGCTTCTCGCTGCAGGCCGGTGACGTGATCCTCACTGGCACGCCAGTCGGCGTCGGCCCGCTGAACGTTGGTGACGACATCGTCCTCGAACTGGTCGGTGCGATCAGCTTCACCAGCAGCGTGCGCTGA
- the serA gene encoding phosphoglycerate dehydrogenase: MSKTSLDKSKIKFLLLEGVHQSAVDVLKAAGYTSIEYLTGSLPEAQLKEKIADAHFIGIRSRTQLTEEIFDHAKKLVAVGCFCIGTNQVDLSAARERGIAVFNAPYSNTRSVAELVLAEAILLLRGIPEKNASCHRGGWIKSAANSFEIRGKKLGIVGYGSIGTQLSVLAEGLGMQVYFYDTVTKLPLGNATQIGSLTELLGMSDIVTLHVPETAATQWMIGEKEIRAIKKGGILINAARGTVVELDALADAIKDKHLIGAAIDVFPVEPRSNDEEFESPLRGLDNVILTPHIGGSTAEAQANIGLEVAEKLVKYSDNGTSVSSVNFPEVALPAHPGKHRLLHIHENIPGVMSEINKVFAENGINISGQFLQTNEKVGYVVIDVDAEYSDLAQEKLQHINGTIRSRVLF; this comes from the coding sequence ATGAGCAAGACTTCTCTCGATAAGAGCAAGATCAAGTTCCTTCTTCTCGAAGGCGTCCACCAATCGGCTGTCGACGTCCTCAAGGCGGCGGGCTACACCAGCATCGAATACCTGACAGGTTCCTTGCCGGAAGCCCAGCTCAAGGAAAAGATCGCTGACGCTCACTTCATCGGCATTCGTTCGCGCACCCAACTGACCGAAGAGATCTTCGATCACGCGAAGAAGCTGGTTGCGGTCGGCTGTTTCTGCATCGGCACCAACCAGGTTGACCTGAGTGCTGCCCGCGAGCGCGGTATCGCCGTGTTCAACGCGCCGTACTCCAACACCCGCTCCGTTGCCGAGCTGGTGCTGGCCGAAGCGATCCTGCTGCTGCGCGGCATCCCGGAGAAAAACGCTTCCTGCCACCGTGGCGGCTGGATCAAGTCCGCAGCCAACTCCTTCGAGATCCGTGGCAAGAAACTCGGCATCGTCGGCTACGGCTCGATCGGTACCCAGTTGTCGGTTCTGGCGGAAGGTCTGGGCATGCAGGTGTACTTCTACGACACCGTGACCAAGCTGCCGCTGGGCAACGCGACTCAGATCGGTAGCCTGACCGAACTGCTGGGCATGTCCGACATCGTCACCCTGCACGTTCCGGAAACCGCTGCGACCCAGTGGATGATCGGCGAGAAGGAAATCCGCGCCATCAAAAAGGGCGGCATCCTGATCAACGCTGCTCGTGGCACCGTGGTTGAACTGGACGCTCTGGCGGACGCGATCAAGGACAAGCACCTGATCGGCGCGGCCATCGACGTATTCCCGGTGGAGCCACGCTCCAACGACGAAGAGTTCGAAAGCCCGCTGCGTGGCCTCGACAACGTGATCCTGACCCCGCACATCGGTGGTTCGACCGCCGAAGCGCAAGCCAACATCGGTCTGGAAGTGGCAGAAAAACTGGTCAAGTACAGCGACAACGGTACCTCCGTTTCGTCGGTGAACTTCCCGGAAGTGGCCCTGCCGGCTCACCCTGGCAAGCACCGCCTGCTGCACATCCACGAGAACATCCCGGGTGTGATGAGCGAGATCAACAAGGTCTTCGCCGAAAACGGCATCAACATCTCCGGTCAGTTCCTGCAGACCAACGAGAAGGTTGGCTACGTGGTGATCGATGTCGACGCCGAGTACTCGGATCTGGCGCAAGAGAAGCTGCAGCACATCAACGGCACTATCCGTAGCCGTGTGTTGTTCTGA
- a CDS encoding SdiA-regulated domain-containing protein encodes MSSQTQLKPTRRSRFALRWYVWLLLVVAAAYAVAFAMHWDDRGVLWLQERFESQAEQKESIWLPDYRVVIDAKPLKGMEKDEASDLAYNPQTKTLFSVMGKNPFLAELTLQGDVLRKMPLVGWSNPEGLTMMENGLMAIVDERQHMLSIVKVDADTRELNIADFPKYDLGPSKDQNKAFEAITWDAHNQQLLLGEERPPALFTWKSDGSQTLKGDKQKLASDELDIRNLSALAIDPRTQHTLVLSADSHLLLELDEKGEQVSFMTLLGGFNGLKNTIPRAEGVTMDEAGTLYMVSEPNLFYRFEKQ; translated from the coding sequence ATGTCATCTCAAACTCAGCTCAAACCCACTCGCCGTTCACGTTTCGCCCTGCGTTGGTATGTCTGGCTTTTGCTGGTGGTTGCTGCCGCTTATGCCGTGGCGTTTGCCATGCATTGGGATGATCGCGGTGTGCTGTGGCTGCAGGAACGCTTCGAAAGCCAGGCCGAGCAGAAGGAAAGCATCTGGCTGCCGGACTATCGCGTGGTGATCGATGCCAAGCCGCTCAAGGGGATGGAGAAGGACGAGGCTTCGGATCTGGCGTACAACCCGCAGACCAAAACGCTGTTCTCGGTGATGGGCAAGAACCCGTTTCTCGCTGAACTGACTTTACAGGGCGATGTACTGCGCAAGATGCCGCTGGTGGGCTGGAGCAATCCGGAAGGCCTGACGATGATGGAAAACGGCCTGATGGCCATCGTCGACGAGCGCCAGCACATGCTGTCGATCGTCAAGGTCGACGCTGATACCCGTGAACTGAATATCGCCGACTTCCCGAAATACGATCTCGGTCCGTCGAAAGACCAGAACAAGGCCTTCGAAGCTATCACCTGGGATGCGCACAACCAGCAATTGCTGTTGGGCGAGGAGCGCCCGCCGGCGTTGTTTACCTGGAAAAGCGATGGCAGCCAGACCCTCAAGGGTGACAAGCAGAAACTTGCCAGTGACGAACTGGATATTCGCAACCTCTCGGCCTTGGCGATTGACCCGCGCACCCAGCACACGCTGGTACTGTCAGCCGATTCGCACCTGCTGCTGGAGCTGGACGAGAAGGGCGAGCAAGTCAGCTTCATGACCCTGCTCGGCGGTTTCAATGGCTTGAAAAACACCATTCCCCGCGCAGAAGGCGTGACCATGGACGAAGCGGGTACGCTGTACATGGTCAGCGAGCCGAACCTGTTCTATCGCTTCGAAAAACAGTAA
- a CDS encoding HAD family hydrolase, with protein sequence MRLALFDLDNTLLGGDSDHAWGDYLCERGFLDPIAYKARNDEFYQDYLAGKLDNAAYLNFCLEILGRTDMAVLDQWHNDYMRDCIEPIVLPQALELLKKHRDAGDKLVIITATNRFVTAPIAVRLGVETLIATECEMVDGRYSGRSTDIPCFREGKVTRLNRWLEETGYSLDDSYFYSDSMNDLPLLEQVANPVAVDPDPNLRAEAEKRGWPVISLRG encoded by the coding sequence ATGCGCCTGGCACTCTTCGATTTGGACAACACCCTTCTGGGCGGCGACAGCGATCACGCCTGGGGCGACTATCTGTGTGAACGCGGCTTCCTCGACCCGATTGCGTACAAGGCGCGCAACGACGAGTTCTATCAGGATTACCTGGCCGGCAAACTGGATAACGCCGCGTACCTGAACTTCTGCCTGGAGATCCTCGGCCGCACCGACATGGCCGTGCTCGATCAGTGGCACAACGATTACATGCGCGACTGCATCGAGCCAATCGTGCTGCCGCAGGCGCTGGAATTGCTGAAAAAGCACCGCGATGCTGGCGACAAACTGGTGATCATCACCGCGACCAACCGCTTCGTTACCGCACCGATTGCCGTGCGTCTGGGCGTTGAAACCCTGATTGCCACTGAATGCGAAATGGTCGATGGCCGTTACAGCGGGCGCAGCACTGACATTCCGTGCTTCCGCGAAGGCAAGGTGACGCGCCTGAACCGCTGGCTGGAAGAGACCGGGTACTCGCTGGACGACAGCTATTTCTATAGCGATTCGATGAATGACTTGCCGTTGCTGGAGCAGGTGGCGAATCCGGTGGCTGTCGATCCGGATCCGAATCTGCGGGCTGAGGCCGAGAAGCGTGGCTGGCCGGTGATTTCGTTGCGCGGCTGA
- a CDS encoding DUF2269 family protein — translation METLTTLKVLHVAATVVILASGLGLAALTWRNRSEGPASTMQRPWLFVWCLMLIGMLSMPFTGWWLVHLIGWPLGQFWILGSSVIYAVATLSAVWLLVRLNRLWTGGVGNGKFTLALAIVSGIGFLAIAGLMGAKPV, via the coding sequence ATGGAAACCCTGACCACCCTGAAAGTCCTTCACGTCGCGGCGACCGTGGTCATACTCGCGAGCGGGCTGGGGCTCGCCGCTCTGACCTGGCGTAATCGCAGCGAAGGGCCGGCCAGCACGATGCAGCGTCCCTGGCTGTTTGTCTGGTGTTTGATGCTGATCGGTATGCTCAGCATGCCTTTCACCGGCTGGTGGTTGGTGCACCTGATCGGCTGGCCACTGGGGCAATTCTGGATTCTGGGTTCCAGCGTGATTTATGCCGTGGCCACGTTGAGTGCAGTGTGGCTGTTGGTGCGGCTTAATCGGCTGTGGACTGGCGGGGTAGGTAACGGGAAATTCACGCTGGCGCTGGCAATTGTCAGCGGCATCGGATTTCTCGCCATTGCCGGGTTGATGGGGGCCAAGCCTGTTTAA
- a CDS encoding RNA pyrophosphohydrolase has product MIDPDGFRPNVGIILTNDAGQVLWARRINQDAWQFPQGGINPEETPEDALYRELNEEVGLEREDVEILACTRGWLRYRLPQRLVRTHSQPLCIGQKQKWFLLRLISNEQRVRMDLTGKPEFDGWRWVSYWYPLGQVVTFKREVYRRALKELAPRLLARD; this is encoded by the coding sequence GTGATCGACCCCGATGGTTTCCGCCCCAATGTCGGGATCATTCTGACGAATGACGCCGGCCAGGTGCTATGGGCTCGCCGTATCAATCAAGATGCCTGGCAGTTTCCGCAAGGGGGAATCAACCCTGAAGAGACGCCGGAAGACGCCTTGTACCGCGAGCTGAACGAAGAAGTTGGCCTGGAACGTGAAGATGTTGAAATACTGGCCTGTACTCGGGGCTGGTTGCGCTATCGTTTGCCGCAACGTCTGGTGCGTACGCACAGCCAACCGCTGTGCATCGGCCAGAAACAGAAATGGTTTCTCCTGCGCCTGATCTCCAACGAGCAGCGGGTGCGGATGGATTTGACCGGTAAACCGGAGTTCGATGGCTGGCGCTGGGTCAGCTATTGGTATCCGTTGGGCCAGGTGGTGACATTCAAGCGCGAGGTGTATCGCCGCGCCCTCAAAGAGCTTGCCCCGCGCCTTTTAGCGCGCGACTGA
- a CDS encoding SdiA-regulated domain-containing protein produces MRRLARPKPLIIILSVIVLIALIAIGQYMRLFERAWFNLHTLWQPQSSESIGLDQYRVEIEARVIDGLDDDVSALTFDPVRKSLFTVTNKNSELVELSLEGKILRRIALIGFGDPEAVEYISADTYVITDERQQRLIKIHLEADTTFLDAADAEQMTLGVHMASNKGFEGLAYDSVGKRLFVAKERNPMLIYEVHGFPHFNPEKSYAVHVINDPKRDAGMFVRDLSSLQYDERSGHLLALSDESRLILELDVDGRPLSTMSISGGRQGLKKTVPQAEGIAMDDDGTLYLVSEPNLFYVFKKPTPN; encoded by the coding sequence ATGCGTCGACTTGCCCGTCCCAAACCTCTGATTATCATCCTGTCGGTGATTGTCTTGATCGCGTTAATCGCTATCGGTCAATACATGCGCCTGTTCGAGCGCGCCTGGTTCAACTTGCACACCCTGTGGCAACCGCAGAGTAGCGAGTCGATCGGGCTGGACCAGTATCGCGTCGAAATTGAAGCGCGGGTGATTGACGGGCTGGACGACGATGTCTCGGCGCTGACCTTCGATCCGGTGCGCAAAAGCCTGTTCACCGTGACCAACAAGAATTCCGAGCTGGTCGAACTGTCGCTCGAAGGCAAGATCCTGCGGCGCATCGCGCTGATTGGTTTTGGCGATCCGGAAGCGGTCGAGTACATCAGCGCCGACACCTATGTGATCACTGATGAACGTCAGCAGCGGCTGATCAAGATTCACCTGGAAGCAGACACCACGTTCCTCGACGCGGCGGACGCCGAGCAGATGACTCTTGGCGTGCATATGGCCAGTAACAAAGGTTTTGAAGGCCTGGCGTACGACTCGGTGGGCAAGCGCCTGTTTGTCGCGAAAGAACGCAACCCGATGCTGATCTACGAAGTGCACGGCTTTCCGCACTTCAATCCGGAGAAGTCCTACGCGGTGCATGTGATCAACGATCCCAAGCGCGATGCCGGGATGTTCGTGCGCGATCTGTCGAGTTTGCAGTACGACGAGCGCAGCGGGCATTTACTGGCGTTGTCGGATGAGTCGAGATTGATTCTGGAACTGGATGTCGACGGGCGCCCATTGAGCACAATGTCCATCAGTGGCGGCCGACAAGGTTTGAAGAAAACCGTACCGCAGGCGGAAGGAATTGCCATGGATGATGACGGGACGTTGTATCTGGTGAGTGAGCCGAACCTGTTTTACGTCTTCAAAAAGCCAACCCCGAACTAA
- a CDS encoding FAD-binding oxidoreductase → MTNPALIDELKTLVEPGKVLTDADSLNAYGKDWTKHFAPAPSAIVFPKTIEQVQAVVRWANAHKVALVPSGGRTGLSAAAVAANGEVVVSFDYMNQILDVNLTDRTAVCQPGVVTEHLQNVAEEKGLYYPVDFASAGSSQIGGNIGTNAGGIKVIRYGMTRNWVAGMKVVTGKGDVLELNKDLIKNATGYDLRQLFIGAEGTLGFVVEATMRLDRAPKNLTAMVLGTADFDSIMPVLHAFQGKLDLTAFEFFSDKALAKVMGRGDVPAPFETDCPFYALLEFEATTEEVANSALETFEHCVEQGWVLDGVMSQSETQLQNLWKLREYISETISHWTPYKNDISVTVSKVPAFLKEIDAIVGEHYPDFEIVWFGHIGDGNLHLNILKPDNLSKDEFFAKCATVNKWVFETVEKYNGSISAEHGVGMTKRDYLTYSRSPVEIEYMKAVKAVFDPNGIMNPGKIFAV, encoded by the coding sequence ATGACCAATCCTGCCCTGATTGATGAACTGAAGACCCTGGTCGAGCCTGGCAAGGTCCTGACCGACGCCGACTCCCTGAATGCGTACGGCAAGGATTGGACCAAGCACTTCGCCCCGGCGCCCAGCGCCATCGTGTTTCCCAAGACCATTGAGCAGGTGCAGGCGGTGGTCCGTTGGGCCAACGCGCACAAGGTTGCGCTGGTGCCATCGGGCGGGCGCACCGGGTTGTCTGCCGCCGCAGTGGCCGCCAACGGCGAAGTGGTCGTCTCGTTCGACTACATGAATCAGATTCTCGACGTGAACCTCACCGACCGCACTGCCGTTTGTCAGCCGGGCGTGGTCACCGAGCATTTGCAGAACGTCGCCGAAGAAAAAGGCCTGTATTACCCGGTCGACTTCGCCTCGGCAGGTTCCAGCCAGATTGGCGGCAATATCGGCACCAATGCCGGCGGGATCAAGGTGATTCGCTACGGCATGACCCGCAACTGGGTGGCCGGCATGAAAGTCGTCACCGGCAAGGGCGATGTGCTGGAGCTGAACAAAGACCTGATCAAGAACGCCACCGGTTACGACCTGCGTCAGCTGTTCATTGGCGCTGAAGGCACCCTCGGTTTCGTCGTCGAAGCGACCATGCGCCTCGATCGCGCGCCGAAAAACCTCACCGCGATGGTTCTCGGCACCGCCGATTTCGACTCGATCATGCCGGTGCTGCACGCTTTCCAGGGCAAGCTCGACCTGACCGCGTTTGAATTCTTCTCCGACAAAGCCCTGGCCAAGGTCATGGGCCGTGGTGACGTGCCGGCTCCGTTCGAGACCGATTGCCCGTTCTACGCGTTGCTGGAATTCGAAGCGACCACCGAAGAAGTGGCCAACAGCGCACTGGAAACCTTCGAGCATTGCGTCGAGCAGGGCTGGGTGCTGGACGGCGTGATGAGCCAGAGCGAAACCCAGCTGCAGAACCTGTGGAAACTGCGCGAGTACATCTCCGAAACCATCTCGCACTGGACGCCGTACAAAAACGACATCTCGGTCACCGTGTCGAAAGTGCCAGCGTTCCTGAAGGAAATCGACGCGATCGTCGGTGAACACTATCCGGACTTCGAAATCGTCTGGTTCGGCCACATCGGCGACGGCAACCTGCACTTGAACATCCTCAAGCCGGATAACCTGAGCAAGGACGAGTTCTTCGCCAAGTGCGCGACCGTCAACAAGTGGGTGTTCGAAACCGTCGAGAAGTACAACGGTTCGATCTCCGCCGAGCACGGCGTCGGCATGACCAAGCGCGATTACTTGACCTACAGCCGCTCGCCGGTTGAGATCGAGTACATGAAAGCGGTGAAAGCGGTGTTCGACCCGAACGGCATCATGAACCCGGGCAAGATTTTCGCGGTTTGA